In Sphingomonas phyllosphaerae, one DNA window encodes the following:
- a CDS encoding extensin family protein yields the protein MTIAVALALAGCGSTERPVAPTQRARVELPSARETRQCFADLRALGVDFQPLPDKDFGGGCGLTGTVKLLDIGVPTANLGAVRCGAARAYAGWARNGVAPAAYQILGSELSRVVSMGSYACRNTVGTSGPARRSGHAIANAIDIGAFELKDGRRISILRDWNSPDPAVREFLKVVHTSACRRFGTVLSPDYNAVHRDHLHLEDDGARFCR from the coding sequence ATGACGATCGCGGTGGCGCTGGCGCTCGCCGGCTGCGGAAGCACCGAGCGCCCGGTCGCGCCGACGCAGCGCGCGCGGGTCGAGTTGCCCTCCGCGCGCGAGACCCGGCAATGCTTCGCCGACCTGCGCGCGCTCGGGGTCGATTTCCAGCCGCTGCCCGACAAGGATTTCGGTGGCGGGTGCGGGCTGACCGGGACGGTCAAATTGCTCGACATTGGCGTGCCGACCGCCAATCTCGGCGCGGTGCGCTGCGGCGCGGCGCGCGCTTATGCCGGCTGGGCGCGCAACGGCGTCGCGCCCGCCGCCTATCAGATTCTCGGGTCGGAACTGTCGCGCGTCGTCAGCATGGGCAGCTATGCCTGCCGCAACACCGTCGGCACCAGCGGGCCGGCGCGGCGTTCCGGTCATGCGATCGCCAATGCGATCGATATCGGCGCGTTCGAGCTGAAGGACGGCCGGCGCATCTCGATCCTGCGCGACTGGAACTCCCCCGACCCGGCGGTGCGCGAGTTCCTGAAAGTCGTCCACACCTCGGCGTGCCGACGGTTCGGGACGGTGCTGTCGCCCGATTACAATGCCGTGCACCGCGATCACCTGCATCTGGAAGACGACGGCGCGCGCTTCTGCAGGTGA
- a CDS encoding phosphoserine transaminase — protein MTDSTAADAILAPTKPATRPARPHFSSGPCAKPPGYDPAKLATDVLGRSHRSKLGKQRLQYCIDLMRELLNLPDTHRIGIVPGSDTGAYEMAMWTMLGARPVTALAWESFGEGWVTDAVKQLKIDPTVIRADYGQLPDLQQIDWSNDVLFTWNGTTSGVRVPNGDWIPDDRAGLSFADATSGVFAYDLPWDKIDVATFSWQKVLGGEGAHGVLILGPRAVERLETYTPAWPLPKVFRLVSKDKLAEGVFKGETINTPSMLAVEDAIWALEWAKSLGKGGLIARSDANAAALDRIVAERDWLGHLAEDEASRSKTSVCLTVEGADADFIKKFAALLEKEDAAYDVAGYRDAPAGLRIWCGATVDTADIEALGPWLDWAYATAKA, from the coding sequence ATGACTGATTCGACTGCCGCCGACGCCATTCTTGCGCCGACGAAGCCCGCCACCAGGCCGGCGCGTCCGCATTTCTCGTCCGGCCCGTGTGCCAAGCCGCCCGGCTATGATCCCGCCAAGCTCGCGACCGACGTCCTCGGACGTTCGCACCGCTCGAAGCTCGGCAAGCAGCGGCTGCAATATTGCATCGATCTGATGCGCGAGCTTCTGAACCTGCCCGACACGCACCGCATCGGCATCGTCCCCGGTTCCGACACTGGCGCGTATGAGATGGCGATGTGGACGATGCTCGGCGCGCGTCCGGTCACCGCGCTCGCGTGGGAAAGCTTCGGCGAGGGCTGGGTGACCGATGCGGTCAAGCAGCTGAAGATCGACCCGACCGTGATCCGCGCCGATTACGGGCAGCTCCCCGATTTGCAGCAGATCGACTGGTCGAACGACGTGCTGTTCACCTGGAACGGCACCACCAGCGGCGTGCGCGTGCCGAACGGCGACTGGATTCCCGACGATCGCGCCGGGCTGAGCTTCGCCGACGCGACCAGCGGTGTGTTCGCCTACGACCTGCCGTGGGACAAGATCGACGTCGCGACGTTCAGCTGGCAGAAGGTGCTGGGCGGTGAGGGCGCGCATGGCGTGCTGATCCTCGGGCCGCGCGCGGTCGAGCGGCTGGAGACGTACACCCCGGCATGGCCGCTGCCCAAGGTGTTCCGCCTCGTTTCCAAGGACAAGCTCGCCGAGGGCGTGTTCAAGGGCGAGACGATTAACACTCCGTCGATGCTGGCGGTCGAGGATGCGATCTGGGCGCTCGAATGGGCCAAGTCGCTGGGGAAGGGCGGACTGATCGCGCGCTCCGACGCCAATGCCGCCGCGCTCGACCGGATCGTCGCCGAGCGCGACTGGCTGGGGCATCTCGCCGAGGACGAGGCGTCGCGGTCGAAGACCAGCGTGTGCCTGACCGTCGAGGGCGCCGACGCCGACTTCATCAAGAAGTTCGCCGCGCTGCTCGAAAAGGAAGACGCCGCCTATGACGTCGCGGGCTATCGCGACGCGCCGGCCGGGCTGCGCATCTGGTGCGGCGCGACGGTGGATACTGCCGATATCGAGGCGCTCGGCCCGTGGCTCGACTGGGCCTACGCCACCGCGAAGGCATGA
- the serA gene encoding phosphoglycerate dehydrogenase: MPKVLISDKMDPRAAEIFRERGVEVDVITGKTPDELKAIIGNYDGLAIRSSTKVTKDILEHATNLKVVGRAGIGVDNVDIPAASAKGVVVMNTPFGNSITTAEHAIALMFALARQLPEADASTQAGKWEKNRFMGVEVTGKTLGLIGAGNIGSIVADRALGLKMKVVAFDPFLTEERAVELGVTKVTLDELLARADFITLHTPLTDQTRNILSAENLAKTKKGVRIVNCARGGLIDEAALKEGLDSGHIAGAALDVFVTEPAKESPLFGTPNFVSTPHLGASTTEAQVNVAIQVAEQMADYLVSGGVTNALNVPSLSAEEAPKLRPYMGLAEKLGSLVGQLATGAIDRVSIHREGAAADLNPKPLTSAVLTGFLRQQTDTVNMVNAPVLARDRGMEVREIRTEREGDYHTLLRVAVRTADGERSVAGTLFGDSAQRLVELFGIKVEADLTGAMLYVVNEDAPGFIGRIGTLLGEAGVNIGTFHLGRREAGGEAVLLLSVDQPVDADLLAQVKALPGVKTAMGLSF, encoded by the coding sequence ATGCCCAAGGTACTGATTTCCGACAAAATGGACCCGCGCGCTGCCGAGATCTTCCGCGAGCGCGGGGTCGAGGTCGACGTGATCACCGGCAAGACCCCCGACGAGCTGAAGGCGATCATCGGCAACTATGACGGGCTCGCGATCCGCAGCTCGACCAAGGTCACCAAGGACATCCTCGAACACGCCACCAACCTGAAGGTCGTCGGCCGCGCCGGGATCGGGGTCGATAACGTCGACATCCCTGCCGCCTCGGCAAAGGGCGTGGTGGTGATGAACACGCCGTTCGGCAATTCGATCACCACCGCCGAACACGCGATCGCGCTGATGTTCGCGCTCGCGCGCCAGCTGCCCGAGGCCGACGCCTCGACGCAGGCGGGCAAGTGGGAGAAGAACCGCTTCATGGGCGTCGAGGTCACCGGCAAGACGCTCGGTCTGATCGGCGCGGGCAACATCGGCTCGATCGTCGCCGACCGCGCTTTGGGGCTGAAGATGAAGGTCGTGGCCTTCGACCCGTTCCTTACCGAGGAGCGGGCGGTGGAATTGGGCGTGACCAAGGTAACGCTCGACGAGCTGCTGGCGCGCGCCGACTTCATCACGCTGCACACGCCGCTGACCGACCAGACCCGCAACATCCTTTCGGCGGAAAATCTCGCCAAGACCAAGAAGGGCGTGCGGATCGTCAATTGCGCGCGCGGCGGGCTGATCGACGAGGCCGCGCTCAAGGAAGGGCTCGACTCGGGGCATATCGCGGGCGCGGCGCTCGACGTGTTCGTGACCGAGCCGGCCAAGGAGAGCCCACTGTTCGGCACCCCGAACTTCGTCTCGACCCCGCATCTCGGCGCGTCGACCACCGAGGCGCAGGTCAATGTCGCGATCCAGGTCGCCGAACAGATGGCCGACTATCTGGTCTCGGGCGGCGTCACCAACGCGCTCAACGTCCCCAGCCTGTCGGCCGAGGAAGCGCCGAAGCTGCGCCCGTATATGGGGCTGGCCGAGAAGCTCGGCTCGCTGGTCGGGCAGCTCGCGACCGGCGCGATCGACCGCGTCTCGATCCACCGCGAGGGCGCAGCGGCGGACCTCAACCCCAAGCCGCTGACCAGCGCGGTGCTGACCGGCTTCCTGCGCCAGCAGACCGACACGGTGAACATGGTCAACGCGCCGGTGCTGGCGCGCGACCGCGGCATGGAAGTGCGCGAGATCCGCACCGAGCGTGAGGGCGATTACCACACGCTGTTGCGCGTCGCGGTCCGCACCGCCGACGGCGAGCGCTCGGTCGCGGGGACGCTGTTCGGCGACAGCGCGCAGCGGCTGGTCGAGCTGTTCGGGATCAAGGTCGAGGCCGATCTGACCGGCGCGATGCTGTATGTGGTCAACGAGGACGCGCCGGGCTTCATCGGTCGCATCGGGACGCTACTCGGTGAGGCGGGGGTCAACATCGGCACCTTCCACCTCGGCCGTCGCGAGGCGGGCGGCGAGGCGGTGCTGCTGCTGTCGGTCGACCAGCCGGTCGATGCCGACCTGCTCGCGCAGGTCAAGGCGCTGCCGGGCGTGAAGACCGCGATGGGGCTGTCGTTCTGA
- a CDS encoding DUF559 domain-containing protein gives MQIDPLLLDRARKMRRQMTEPETRLWLAVRGKRLNAVKFSRQVVAGPYILDFCARLHKLAVEVDGDTHTDQARDDRRTEWLEAHGYRVLRFSNADVTMNLDGVLQMIAVAVMTALHPTLSPGGGGL, from the coding sequence ATGCAAATCGACCCACTCCTCCTCGACCGCGCCCGCAAGATGCGCCGTCAGATGACCGAGCCAGAAACTCGCCTGTGGCTCGCCGTCCGCGGCAAGCGCCTGAACGCCGTCAAGTTCAGCCGGCAGGTGGTAGCTGGCCCGTACATTCTCGATTTCTGCGCACGGCTGCACAAGCTCGCCGTAGAGGTTGACGGCGACACCCACACCGACCAAGCCCGCGATGACCGGCGAACCGAATGGCTCGAAGCGCACGGCTATCGGGTTCTTCGCTTCAGCAACGCGGACGTGACGATGAATTTGGATGGGGTGCTTCAGATGATTGCCGTCGCGGTGATGACCGCCCTTCACCCGACCCTCTCCCCAGGGGGGGGAGGGCTATAA
- a CDS encoding ATP phosphoribosyltransferase regulatory subunit, with amino-acid sequence MTALLPEGLRDRLPPFADAAAAIEARVLAAIGAHGYERVDPPLAEFADGLGTRLKAGALHDAVRFVDPVSQRTLAIRPDLTAQVARIAATRMGHHPRPVRLSYAGAVLKLRASQLSPARETRQIGAELFGLDSLAAAQEVVTVAIDALEAAGVTGASIDFTLPDLVDTLAAGPLPVAPEALDTLRQRLDAKDAGGVAAVAPDYLPLIEAAGPFEKALARLRAFDRTGVLATRLDGLAAIAAAVGDRVAMTLDPTERHGFEYQTWLGFSLFGGGAGSEIGRGGTYAVVHEGGAEEAATGFSLYADRLLGDPPVHDRRRLFLPLGTSPAEAARLRAAGWVTVAALAAGDTPEAQVCTHFFADGEARVL; translated from the coding sequence ATGACCGCGCTTCTGCCCGAAGGTCTTCGCGACCGCCTGCCGCCCTTCGCCGATGCCGCTGCCGCGATCGAGGCGCGGGTGCTCGCCGCGATCGGCGCGCATGGCTATGAGCGTGTCGATCCGCCGCTCGCCGAATTCGCCGACGGGCTCGGCACGCGGCTGAAGGCGGGGGCGCTCCACGATGCGGTGCGCTTCGTCGATCCGGTGTCGCAGCGCACGCTGGCGATCCGCCCCGACCTGACCGCGCAGGTCGCGCGGATCGCGGCGACGCGGATGGGGCACCACCCGCGCCCGGTGCGGCTCAGCTATGCCGGCGCGGTGCTCAAGCTGCGCGCCAGCCAATTGTCGCCCGCGCGCGAGACGCGACAGATCGGCGCGGAACTGTTCGGGCTCGATTCGCTCGCCGCCGCGCAGGAGGTCGTCACCGTCGCGATCGACGCGCTGGAGGCGGCGGGCGTCACAGGTGCCTCGATCGATTTCACGCTTCCCGACCTCGTCGACACGCTCGCCGCCGGGCCGCTGCCGGTCGCGCCCGAAGCGCTCGACACGCTGCGCCAGCGGCTCGACGCCAAGGATGCCGGCGGGGTTGCGGCGGTTGCGCCCGATTACCTGCCGTTGATCGAAGCGGCGGGCCCCTTTGAGAAGGCATTGGCGCGGCTCCGCGCGTTCGATCGCACCGGCGTGCTGGCGACGCGGCTCGACGGGCTCGCGGCGATCGCGGCGGCGGTCGGCGATCGCGTGGCGATGACACTCGACCCGACCGAGCGCCACGGCTTCGAATATCAGACGTGGCTTGGCTTCTCGCTGTTCGGTGGCGGAGCGGGGAGCGAGATCGGGCGCGGCGGCACTTATGCGGTCGTCCACGAGGGCGGCGCCGAGGAAGCGGCGACCGGCTTCTCGCTCTATGCCGACCGCTTGCTCGGCGATCCGCCGGTGCACGACCGCCGCCGCCTGTTCCTCCCGCTCGGCACGTCGCCCGCCGAAGCAGCGCGGCTGCGCGCGGCAGGCTGGGTCACGGTCGCGGCGCTGGCGGCCGGCGACACGCCCGAGGCCCAGGTCTGCACGCATTTCTTCGCCGACGGTGAGGCCCGCGTCTTGTAG
- a CDS encoding adenylosuccinate synthase, with amino-acid sequence MANVAVIGAQWGDEGKGKIVDWLAERADMVVRFQGGHNAGHTLVVGENVYKLSLLPSGIVRGTPSVIGNGVVLDPWALKAEIERLGAQGVTATPETLRIADNCALILPFHRDLDGLREDASGAGKIGTTRRGIGPAYEDKVGRRAIRVCDLAHLDDLGPQLDRLTAHHDALRAGFGETPIDRDALVAELRDIAGFVLPFARPVWRDLNAAKEAGKRILFEGAQGVLLDIDHGTYPFVTSSNTIAGSAAGGSGLGPAAVGFVLGIAKAYTTRVGSGPFPTELDDATGERLGTRGHEFGTVTGRKRRCGWFDAVLVRQSAAVGGITGIALTKIDVLDGFEDVKICTGYRLRGEVIDYYPTHAADQVLVEPVYETMPGWQESTAGARSWADLPAQAIKYIRRVEELIRCPVALVSTSPERADTILVRDPFAD; translated from the coding sequence ATGGCAAATGTGGCAGTCATCGGCGCGCAATGGGGCGACGAGGGCAAGGGCAAGATCGTCGACTGGCTGGCGGAGCGCGCCGATATGGTCGTCCGCTTTCAGGGCGGGCACAATGCCGGGCACACGCTGGTGGTCGGCGAGAACGTCTACAAGCTCTCGCTGCTGCCGTCGGGGATCGTGCGCGGCACACCGTCGGTGATCGGCAATGGCGTGGTGCTCGATCCGTGGGCGCTCAAGGCCGAGATCGAGCGGCTCGGCGCGCAGGGCGTCACCGCCACGCCCGAGACGCTGCGCATCGCCGACAATTGCGCGCTGATCCTGCCGTTCCACCGCGACCTCGACGGGCTGCGCGAGGATGCGAGCGGCGCGGGCAAGATCGGCACGACGCGGCGCGGGATCGGCCCGGCCTATGAGGACAAGGTCGGCCGCCGCGCGATCCGCGTCTGCGACCTGGCGCACCTCGACGATCTCGGGCCTCAGCTCGACCGGCTGACCGCGCACCACGACGCGCTGCGCGCCGGCTTCGGCGAGACGCCGATCGACCGCGACGCGCTGGTCGCCGAACTGCGCGACATCGCCGGCTTCGTGCTGCCGTTCGCGCGGCCGGTGTGGCGCGATCTCAACGCCGCCAAGGAAGCCGGCAAGCGCATCCTGTTCGAGGGGGCGCAGGGCGTGCTGCTCGACATCGATCACGGCACCTATCCGTTCGTCACCTCGTCGAACACGATCGCGGGCAGCGCGGCGGGCGGCTCGGGGCTCGGCCCGGCGGCGGTCGGCTTCGTGCTGGGGATCGCCAAGGCCTACACCACGCGCGTCGGCTCCGGGCCGTTCCCGACCGAGCTGGACGACGCCACCGGCGAGCGGCTGGGGACGCGCGGGCATGAGTTCGGCACCGTCACCGGGCGCAAGCGCCGTTGCGGCTGGTTCGACGCAGTGCTGGTACGGCAATCGGCGGCGGTCGGCGGGATCACCGGAATCGCGCTCACCAAGATCGACGTGCTCGACGGGTTCGAGGACGTGAAGATCTGCACCGGCTATCGCCTGCGCGGCGAGGTGATCGATTATTACCCGACGCATGCCGCCGATCAGGTGCTGGTCGAGCCGGTCTATGAGACGATGCCGGGCTGGCAGGAATCGACTGCGGGGGCGCGGAGCTGGGCCGATCTGCCGGCGCAGGCGATCAAGTACATCCGCCGCGTCGAGGAACTGATCCGCTGCCCGGTGGCGCTGGTGTCGACCAGCCCGGAGCGGGCGGACACGATCCTCGTTCGCGATCCGTTTGCGGATTGA
- the aroC gene encoding chorismate synthase, whose amino-acid sequence MSFNTFGRVFRFTTWGESHGPALGAVIDGCPPGIALTEADIQPWLDRRRPGQSRFTTQRQEPDQVRILSGVFEGRTTGTPISLMIENVDQRSKDYSAIAQAYRPGHADYAYDAKYGFRDYRGGGRSSARETAARVAAGAVARAVVPQVRIRAWVEAIGGDAIDDAAFDDAQIDANPFFCPDAGAAARWEAKMDAARKAGSSLGAVIACEATGVPAGWGAPLYAKLDSELAAACMSINAVKGVEIGDGFAAAALSGEQNADPMRPGADGTPDFLANHAGGIAGGIATGQPVRVRVAFKPTSSILTPVPSITRDGTATEVMTKGRHDPCVGIRGVPVVEAMVALVLADQALLHRAQCGIS is encoded by the coding sequence ATGAGCTTCAACACCTTCGGCCGCGTCTTCCGTTTCACCACCTGGGGCGAGAGCCACGGCCCGGCATTGGGCGCGGTGATCGACGGGTGCCCGCCGGGGATCGCGCTGACCGAGGCGGATATCCAGCCGTGGCTCGACCGCCGCCGCCCCGGCCAGTCGCGCTTCACGACGCAGCGGCAGGAGCCGGATCAGGTCCGCATCCTTTCGGGCGTGTTCGAGGGGCGCACCACCGGCACGCCGATCAGCCTGATGATCGAGAATGTCGACCAGCGCTCCAAGGATTATTCGGCGATCGCGCAGGCGTACCGCCCCGGCCATGCCGATTACGCCTATGACGCCAAATACGGCTTCCGCGACTATCGCGGCGGCGGGCGCTCATCGGCGCGCGAGACCGCGGCGCGGGTCGCGGCCGGCGCGGTGGCGCGCGCGGTGGTGCCGCAGGTCCGCATCCGCGCCTGGGTGGAGGCGATCGGTGGCGACGCGATCGATGATGCCGCGTTCGACGATGCGCAGATCGACGCCAATCCGTTCTTCTGCCCCGATGCCGGTGCCGCCGCGCGCTGGGAGGCGAAGATGGACGCGGCGCGCAAGGCCGGCTCGTCGCTGGGCGCGGTGATCGCGTGCGAGGCGACCGGGGTGCCCGCGGGCTGGGGTGCGCCGCTCTATGCGAAGCTCGATAGCGAACTCGCCGCGGCGTGCATGTCGATCAACGCGGTCAAGGGCGTGGAGATCGGCGACGGCTTCGCGGCCGCGGCGCTGTCGGGCGAGCAGAACGCCGATCCGATGCGCCCCGGCGCCGACGGCACGCCCGACTTCCTCGCCAATCATGCCGGCGGGATCGCGGGCGGAATCGCGACCGGGCAACCGGTGCGGGTGCGCGTCGCGTTCAAGCCGACCAGCTCGATCCTGACACCGGTCCCCAGCATCACCCGCGACGGCACCGCGACCGAGGTGATGACCAAGGGCCGCCACGACCCGTGCGTCGGGATCCGCGGCGTGCCGGTGGTGGAGGCGATGGTCGCGCTGGTGCTTGCCGATCAGGCATTGCTGCACCGCGCGCAATGCGGCATAAGTTAG
- a CDS encoding cisplatin damage response ATP-dependent DNA ligase, translating to MHAFAALLDALIYTRSRNAKLKLIGDYLRATPDPDRGWAMAALTGELDLPGVKPAVIRALVESRVDPVLFRMSRDYVGDTAETVALLWPEPDHPPETAEPLTVANVVDRLAHLSRSDAPAALATMLDRLDAEERFALLKMATGGLRIGVSSRLAKQALADAFGLDVEAVEEVWHGLEPPYPTLFAWAEGTGVQPTAADVPVFRPFMLAHPLDDLRVDLADYAAEWKWDGIRVQLVHVAGETRLYSRTGDDVTRAFPDVAAAFATHGVVDGELMVRGDFQGGEAGSFNALQQRLGRKVVSAKMLAEAPAFVRLYDILFDGTEDLRALPWSERRVRLETFAARLDPARFDLSRVIEAEDFTALEGIRAGARDAAIEGMMLKRRDSPYVAGRRTGLWYKWKRDPLTADCVMMYAQRGNGRRSSWYSDYTFGCWSGEKAGDGELLPVGKAYQGITDQEIAQLDRFVRQHTLNRFGPVREVEKTLVLEIAFDSIHESKRHKSGLAMRFPRIARIRTDKPAAEADTLAGLKKLVT from the coding sequence GTGCACGCGTTTGCCGCCCTGCTCGACGCGCTGATCTACACCCGGTCGCGCAACGCCAAGCTGAAGCTGATCGGCGATTATTTGCGCGCGACGCCCGACCCCGATCGCGGCTGGGCGATGGCGGCGCTGACCGGCGAGCTCGACCTGCCGGGTGTGAAGCCGGCGGTGATCCGCGCATTGGTCGAGTCGCGGGTCGATCCGGTGCTGTTCCGGATGAGCCGCGACTATGTCGGTGACACCGCCGAAACGGTCGCGCTGCTGTGGCCGGAACCCGATCACCCGCCGGAAACCGCCGAGCCGCTGACGGTGGCGAACGTCGTCGACCGGCTGGCGCATCTGTCGCGTTCCGACGCGCCGGCCGCACTGGCGACGATGCTCGACCGGCTCGATGCCGAGGAGCGGTTCGCGCTGCTCAAGATGGCGACCGGCGGCCTGCGCATCGGCGTATCGTCGCGGCTCGCCAAACAGGCGCTGGCGGATGCGTTCGGGCTCGACGTCGAGGCGGTCGAGGAGGTGTGGCACGGGCTGGAGCCACCCTACCCGACGCTGTTCGCCTGGGCGGAGGGCACCGGCGTGCAGCCGACCGCCGCCGACGTGCCGGTGTTCCGCCCGTTCATGCTCGCGCATCCGCTCGACGATCTGCGTGTCGATCTCGCCGATTATGCGGCGGAGTGGAAGTGGGACGGCATCCGCGTCCAGCTCGTCCATGTCGCGGGGGAGACGCGGCTCTACAGCCGCACCGGCGACGATGTGACGCGCGCCTTCCCTGATGTCGCCGCCGCCTTCGCGACGCACGGCGTCGTCGACGGCGAGCTGATGGTGCGGGGCGACTTCCAGGGTGGAGAGGCGGGCAGTTTCAACGCGCTGCAACAACGGCTCGGGCGCAAGGTGGTGTCGGCGAAGATGCTCGCCGAGGCGCCCGCGTTCGTGCGGCTCTATGATATCCTGTTCGACGGCACCGAGGACCTGCGCGCGCTGCCATGGAGCGAGCGGCGCGTGCGGCTGGAGACGTTCGCCGCGCGGCTCGATCCCGCGCGCTTCGATCTCAGCCGCGTGATCGAGGCCGAGGACTTCACCGCGCTGGAAGGCATCCGCGCCGGCGCGCGCGACGCGGCGATCGAGGGCATGATGCTCAAGCGCCGCGATTCGCCGTATGTCGCGGGGCGGCGCACCGGGCTGTGGTACAAATGGAAGCGTGACCCGCTGACCGCCGATTGCGTGATGATGTACGCACAGCGCGGCAATGGCCGGCGATCGAGCTGGTACAGCGATTACACCTTCGGCTGCTGGAGCGGTGAGAAGGCGGGGGACGGCGAGTTGCTGCCGGTCGGCAAGGCCTATCAGGGGATCACCGATCAGGAGATCGCGCAGCTCGACCGCTTCGTGCGCCAGCATACGCTCAACCGCTTCGGCCCGGTGCGCGAGGTCGAGAAGACGCTGGTGCTGGAGATCGCGTTCGATTCGATCCACGAATCGAAGCGGCACAAGTCCGGGCTGGCGATGCGCTTCCCGCGGATCGCGCGGATCAGGACCGACAAGCCGGCGGCGGAGGCGGATACGCTGGCGGGGTTGAAGAAGTTGGTGACCTGA